In a genomic window of Geoalkalibacter sp.:
- the pilV gene encoding type IV pilus modification protein PilV: MNGEFDAKGFTLIEVLIALGIFAVGILAVAALQGSALRAAADAEQSGRARAAAKSLAEHLLALPGDHRQLRDRNGNGRAGLDDGAADPDGADHCLPPEGPQALQVCWNIAENDPAPGLISLRISARWGATGEKRLILDLLRTFGD, translated from the coding sequence ATGAACGGCGAGTTTGACGCCAAGGGCTTCACTCTCATCGAGGTGCTGATCGCCCTCGGTATCTTTGCCGTCGGCATTCTCGCCGTCGCCGCCCTGCAGGGCTCGGCCCTGCGTGCCGCGGCCGACGCCGAGCAGAGCGGCCGCGCACGGGCCGCGGCCAAAAGCCTCGCCGAGCATCTGCTGGCGCTGCCCGGCGACCATCGGCAATTGCGCGACCGCAACGGCAACGGCCGCGCCGGCCTGGACGATGGGGCCGCGGATCCGGACGGCGCCGATCATTGTTTGCCGCCCGAGGGTCCCCAAGCCCTGCAGGTGTGCTGGAACATTGCCGAGAACGATCCCGCGCCCGGCCTGATCAGCCTGCGCATCAGCGCCCGCTGGGGAGCGACCGGCGAGAAGCGGCTGATCTTGGATCTGCTGCGAACTTTCGGAGATTGA
- a CDS encoding prepilin-type N-terminal cleavage/methylation domain-containing protein — MTQPRACWRAFSRRAGFTLVEVLLALALTGLASTLIFGLYRAHLDAYEINRRLMEDQSRLRAALSLIGSHLRSAGHDPTGRAGAGIRSARGAYLYLTRDLGGEGAGNSAPDGRLSAPGEHIAFCRYGAGTLGMHSGRQDGGSCSGSGAGAAGHPGGGFHQPLADQVESLAFRYFTLDEAGEPVELFPDPLGGEVANPQDIRQIEVRLTTAWSYKGQTRRRELRETILLRNLSP; from the coding sequence ATGACGCAGCCCCGCGCTTGCTGGCGCGCGTTTTCGCGCCGCGCCGGCTTCACCCTGGTGGAGGTACTGCTCGCCCTCGCCCTGACGGGCCTGGCGAGCACGCTCATCTTCGGCCTCTACCGCGCTCACCTCGACGCCTATGAAATCAACCGCCGCCTCATGGAAGACCAGAGCCGCCTGCGCGCGGCCCTGAGCCTGATCGGCAGCCATCTGCGCAGCGCCGGACACGACCCCACCGGCCGGGCCGGCGCCGGGATTCGCAGCGCGCGCGGCGCCTATCTGTATCTGACCCGCGACCTCGGCGGCGAGGGCGCGGGCAACAGCGCGCCCGACGGTCGGTTGAGCGCGCCGGGCGAACACATCGCCTTCTGCCGTTACGGCGCCGGCACCCTGGGCATGCACAGCGGCCGCCAGGACGGCGGCAGCTGCTCGGGCAGCGGCGCGGGGGCGGCGGGCCACCCGGGGGGCGGCTTCCATCAGCCGCTCGCCGATCAGGTGGAAAGTCTCGCCTTTCGCTATTTCACCCTCGATGAGGCGGGCGAGCCCGTGGAGTTGTTCCCCGATCCCCTCGGCGGCGAAGTGGCCAATCCCCAGGACATCCGCCAGATCGAGGTGCGCCTGACGACCGCCTGGAGCTACAAGGGGCAAACGCGGCGGCGCGAACTGCGCGAAACCATCCTGCTGCGCAATCTGTCACCATGA